In Chitinivibrio alkaliphilus ACht1, one DNA window encodes the following:
- the hcp gene encoding hydroxylamine reductase, whose amino-acid sequence MYCYQCQEAAGGVACKSQKGVCGKPADVADLQDLLIYALKGIAQAVERGATRDEEVDTFVITGIFKTITNANFDGAVFEKDIAQALEIRDSLIQSAGISADTDALSFHLKGNLLDAVLRKNKMVEKASEVGVLATENEDVRSLRELLTYGVKGIAAYYEHAANLGKKDTEITDFIYKALAATLDDTLSADDLTNLVLECGKFGVNVMALLDAANTEAYGNPEITEVNIGVRNNPAILISGHDLKDMERLLEQTKGTGVDVYTHSEMLPANYYPTFKKYDHFVGNYGNAWWKQNEEFKSFNGPVLFTTNCITPPAKEYKDRIYTTGAAGFDGCTHIAADAAGNKDFSALIAHAKECEPPKEIEKGTITGGFAHNQVLALADKVVDAVKGGAIKKFVVMAGCDGRMKSRDYYTDFAKALPQDTVILTAGCAKYRYNKLDLGDIGGIPRVLDAGQCNDSYSLAVIAMKLQEVFGLEDINDLPIVYNIAWYEQKAVIVLLALLSLGVKNIHLGPTLPAFLSPNVANILVETFGIGGVGEVEQDIKEMITA is encoded by the coding sequence ATGTATTGTTATCAATGTCAGGAAGCAGCAGGCGGCGTTGCCTGTAAATCACAAAAGGGCGTCTGCGGGAAACCGGCAGATGTGGCCGATCTTCAGGATCTGCTTATCTATGCTCTCAAGGGGATTGCCCAGGCCGTAGAGCGTGGTGCCACCCGTGATGAAGAGGTTGACACCTTTGTTATTACGGGCATATTTAAAACAATTACCAATGCCAATTTCGATGGCGCCGTCTTTGAAAAAGATATTGCCCAGGCACTGGAAATCCGTGACTCCCTCATACAATCCGCCGGAATTTCTGCCGATACGGATGCCCTCTCTTTTCATCTGAAGGGCAACCTTCTGGACGCGGTATTACGAAAAAACAAAATGGTGGAAAAGGCCTCTGAAGTGGGTGTCCTTGCCACGGAAAATGAAGATGTACGCTCCCTGCGTGAGCTTCTTACGTACGGAGTAAAGGGTATCGCGGCGTATTATGAGCATGCGGCGAATTTGGGCAAAAAAGATACGGAGATTACCGATTTTATCTATAAAGCCCTGGCTGCCACCCTTGATGATACTCTTTCCGCGGATGATCTGACCAACCTCGTCCTTGAGTGCGGAAAATTTGGTGTGAATGTTATGGCCCTTCTTGATGCTGCAAATACAGAGGCCTACGGTAATCCTGAAATTACCGAGGTAAATATTGGTGTGCGCAATAACCCTGCTATCCTTATTTCCGGTCACGACCTTAAAGACATGGAGCGTCTTCTTGAGCAGACAAAGGGAACGGGTGTTGATGTGTATACCCATTCGGAGATGCTTCCGGCCAACTATTATCCCACCTTTAAAAAATATGACCATTTTGTGGGAAATTATGGAAATGCATGGTGGAAACAAAATGAAGAGTTTAAGAGCTTTAACGGCCCTGTTCTTTTTACCACAAACTGCATAACTCCCCCTGCAAAAGAGTATAAAGACAGAATTTACACAACAGGCGCCGCCGGTTTTGATGGATGTACCCATATTGCGGCTGATGCTGCGGGAAACAAGGACTTTTCCGCCCTTATTGCCCATGCAAAGGAGTGTGAGCCTCCAAAGGAAATCGAGAAGGGCACTATTACGGGTGGCTTTGCTCACAATCAGGTCCTTGCCCTGGCAGACAAAGTGGTTGATGCCGTCAAGGGAGGTGCAATTAAAAAGTTTGTTGTCATGGCCGGCTGTGACGGTCGTATGAAATCCCGCGATTACTATACTGATTTTGCCAAAGCCCTTCCGCAGGATACGGTGATTCTCACAGCGGGATGTGCCAAGTATCGGTATAATAAGCTGGACCTTGGAGATATTGGCGGTATTCCGCGCGTCCTTGACGCGGGACAGTGTAATGACTCCTATTCCCTTGCGGTAATTGCCATGAAGCTTCAGGAGGTCTTCGGCCTTGAGGATATCAACGATCTTCCCATTGTGTACAATATTGCCTGGTATGAACAAAAGGCGGTGATTGTTCTTCTTGCCCTGCTTTCCCTCGGGGTGAAAAACATTCATCTTGGTCCCACCCTGCCGGCTTTTCTTTCTCCCAATGTTGCCAATATCCTTGTGGAAACCTTCGGTATTGGAGGAGTAGGAGAGGTGGAGCAGGATATAAAAGAGATGATTACTGCATAG
- a CDS encoding ferredoxin, with the protein MADARNKNENNVAGAWFVDASCIGCELCVGSAPHTFTLDDDGLAYVHTQPSDDDERAACEDARENCPVDAIGKD; encoded by the coding sequence ATGGCAGATGCACGCAATAAAAATGAAAACAATGTTGCCGGAGCATGGTTTGTGGATGCCTCCTGCATCGGTTGTGAACTCTGTGTGGGGAGTGCTCCCCACACCTTTACCCTGGATGATGACGGGTTGGCCTATGTACATACACAGCCCTCAGACGATGATGAGCGGGCCGCCTGTGAGGATGCCCGGGAAAATTGTCCCGTTGATGCTATCGGCAAGGACTAA
- a CDS encoding DUF3859 domain-containing protein, with product MKRGKSVAVETECYGLFAKWSNQCRELPRFLKFTKTIPARVESEFGYLLYIRGGKGTALDYRIIHPPFLNSSGDITPDFVGSIPIRSNAFQAYVGDTLWEPLDDKCGPWRIISQIKGRVVADTTFTVVSEPTLYDDLITRHAREHL from the coding sequence ATGAAACGGGGAAAGTCCGTGGCCGTTGAAACTGAGTGTTACGGTCTATTTGCGAAGTGGAGTAACCAATGTCGTGAACTCCCTCGATTCCTCAAATTTACCAAAACCATACCCGCTCGGGTAGAATCTGAATTTGGCTATCTTCTCTATATCCGCGGGGGGAAGGGCACAGCCCTTGACTATCGAATTATCCACCCTCCCTTTTTAAATAGTAGCGGAGATATCACACCAGATTTTGTCGGATCAATCCCAATACGAAGCAACGCTTTTCAGGCATACGTGGGCGACACCCTCTGGGAGCCCCTTGATGACAAGTGTGGCCCCTGGCGTATTATCTCTCAGATTAAGGGTCGTGTTGTTGCAGATACGACCTTCACCGTTGTTTCTGAACCCACATTGTACGACGACCTTATCACACGTCATGCACGGGAACATCTGTAA
- the mnmG gene encoding tRNA uridine-5-carboxymethylaminomethyl(34) synthesis enzyme MnmG, with protein MEYDVVVIGGGHAGVEASIASARMGCATLLITGNVDYLGEMSCNPSVGGVAKGTIVREIDALGGVMGRIADAAGIQFRVLNKSKGIAVHGLRAQVDRFRYRDLVREAVLACDGLSLLQDMVVDLAPEGSSWRLSTECGTTVVAKRCVFTVGTFLEGCAHIGAQTVSCGRMGERASTGLAHRLEQLGLRAGRLKTGTPARVHRDSIDYSALTPQRGDTTPVPFSYATNKPLTNDALCWELRTNSKTHEIIRNNLHRSPVYGLQSVQGVGPRYCPSIEDKLVRFGDRSGHGLFLEPEGNGRPEMYVSGFSTGLPVAVQEQMLRSLSGFSQARMIKPAYAIEYVYFCPNQLNRTLESRVLPGVYFAGQINGTSGYEEAAGQGLLAGINAAQAVRGKEPLVLRRDEAYLGVLVDDLVVKGTEEPYRMFTSRAEYRLLLRYDTCDERLMPLGVAVGLVSSEVYASRQAVWAEKEKLRTLLDSTTVGADAAASHTGVSITQGVRASVFLRRPEVSLLPVLAACGLCSSQYSSEVRAGVEADIKYAGFVKKHLEEIARNQRMETMCIPADISYADITGLLTESREKLSQVQPQTIGQASRVPGVTPADVSVLIMYITQLNKQ; from the coding sequence ATGGAATACGATGTCGTAGTTATTGGTGGCGGCCATGCAGGTGTTGAGGCAAGTATCGCCTCGGCCCGAATGGGCTGTGCTACTCTCCTTATTACGGGCAATGTAGACTATCTTGGAGAAATGTCCTGTAACCCCTCTGTGGGAGGGGTGGCAAAAGGCACTATTGTTCGGGAAATTGACGCCCTTGGTGGTGTCATGGGCCGTATTGCCGATGCAGCAGGTATTCAATTTCGCGTCCTCAACAAAAGCAAGGGCATTGCAGTACACGGCCTCCGCGCACAGGTCGACCGGTTTCGCTACCGCGACCTTGTTCGTGAAGCTGTTCTTGCATGCGATGGGCTCTCCCTTTTACAGGACATGGTTGTTGATCTTGCGCCAGAAGGCTCCTCGTGGCGTCTTTCCACGGAGTGCGGCACCACCGTGGTCGCAAAGCGCTGTGTGTTTACAGTGGGAACGTTTCTTGAAGGCTGTGCGCACATCGGTGCGCAAACAGTGTCGTGTGGACGCATGGGAGAGCGAGCCTCCACAGGACTAGCCCATCGTCTGGAACAGCTCGGCCTTCGCGCGGGCCGCCTAAAAACAGGAACCCCCGCGCGAGTACACCGCGATAGCATTGACTATTCTGCCTTGACCCCACAAAGGGGGGATACGACCCCGGTACCATTTAGCTATGCTACGAATAAACCACTCACCAATGACGCTCTCTGCTGGGAGCTCCGAACAAACTCAAAAACACACGAAATTATTCGAAACAACCTGCACCGCTCGCCCGTATATGGATTGCAGTCGGTACAGGGGGTTGGGCCGCGATATTGTCCATCTATTGAGGACAAGCTGGTTCGCTTTGGAGATCGTTCTGGCCACGGTTTGTTTTTAGAACCCGAAGGGAATGGTCGTCCTGAAATGTATGTGAGCGGCTTTTCCACGGGGCTTCCTGTTGCTGTGCAGGAGCAGATGCTGCGCAGCCTTTCGGGGTTTTCACAGGCCCGCATGATAAAGCCCGCCTATGCCATCGAGTATGTCTATTTTTGTCCCAACCAACTAAATCGAACCCTTGAATCCCGAGTACTTCCTGGAGTCTATTTTGCAGGGCAAATCAATGGAACTTCCGGGTATGAAGAAGCGGCTGGACAAGGCTTGCTTGCAGGAATCAACGCTGCACAGGCTGTTCGTGGCAAAGAGCCACTTGTTCTCCGACGAGACGAAGCATACCTTGGAGTTCTTGTGGACGACCTCGTGGTAAAAGGAACAGAAGAGCCCTATCGCATGTTTACCTCTCGCGCAGAATACCGACTTCTTCTGCGCTACGACACGTGTGATGAACGACTCATGCCCCTAGGGGTTGCCGTAGGCCTTGTATCTTCTGAGGTATATGCGTCTCGGCAGGCTGTGTGGGCGGAAAAGGAAAAGCTACGTACGCTCCTCGACTCTACCACAGTTGGAGCAGATGCAGCTGCATCGCACACCGGTGTGTCAATCACTCAAGGCGTGCGGGCCAGCGTGTTTCTTCGACGGCCCGAGGTGTCGTTGCTACCGGTTCTCGCGGCGTGCGGGCTATGCTCTTCTCAATATAGTTCTGAAGTGCGTGCCGGGGTAGAGGCAGATATAAAATATGCCGGGTTTGTTAAGAAACATCTTGAGGAAATTGCAAGAAATCAACGCATGGAGACCATGTGTATTCCTGCGGATATTTCCTATGCTGACATAACAGGACTTTTAACCGAGAGTCGCGAAAAATTGTCGCAGGTACAGCCGCAAACAATAGGGCAGGCCTCACGAGTGCCCGGAGTAACTCCTGCAGATGTATCGGTTCTAATTATGTATATAACACAGTTGAATAAACAATAG
- a CDS encoding RsmG family class I SAM-dependent methyltransferase, which yields MVKDLEQYVSSVKDDFKQKELDYLGLTPDDKQHDQILTFFCKLYEGIEHGRLTVGGDRGDIFIKHFCDSLQPLLLFGFGKESRMLDLDCEAGFPTIPTAIFRPDMQIVSLAEAEQGQFLREVIEACELTNVTVVDKVPGKKKFDYVVQRSNKTLQDLTRRARGVVRAEGRIYSFMTDNFHEELSEITMNKEEEGVSVVEIIDYDIADKVQDLNLVAFELYR from the coding sequence ATGGTAAAAGACTTAGAGCAGTATGTGAGCAGTGTGAAGGACGATTTTAAGCAAAAGGAGCTTGACTATCTCGGGTTGACCCCGGATGACAAGCAACATGATCAGATACTTACCTTTTTCTGTAAGCTCTATGAAGGAATTGAGCACGGACGTCTTACCGTGGGCGGCGACCGGGGGGACATATTCATAAAGCATTTTTGTGATTCCCTGCAACCACTCCTTCTTTTTGGGTTTGGAAAGGAATCACGCATGCTCGATCTCGATTGTGAAGCGGGGTTTCCCACAATTCCGACAGCAATATTTCGCCCAGACATGCAAATTGTCTCCTTGGCTGAGGCTGAGCAGGGGCAATTTCTTCGGGAAGTTATTGAAGCGTGTGAGTTGACCAACGTAACCGTAGTAGATAAGGTGCCCGGAAAAAAGAAATTTGACTATGTTGTGCAACGCTCAAATAAGACCCTTCAGGATCTTACCCGGCGGGCCCGGGGAGTTGTTCGTGCTGAGGGACGAATCTATAGCTTTATGACAGACAACTTTCATGAGGAATTAAGCGAAATTACCATGAATAAAGAGGAAGAGGGCGTTTCTGTTGTTGAAATAATTGATTATGATATTGCTGATAAGGTGCAGGACCTCAATCTTGTTGCCTTTGAACTGTATCGGTAA
- a CDS encoding ParA family protein yields MKVLAVSNQKGGVGKTTTAINLAACLGACEKKTLLIDMDSQCNSTTGIGLDKEGDGFSSYEVLMGTCSVEDAIQPSPGISYLDVLPSSVNLAGVELELVSAFSRERKLAGVIEHVSDTYEYIIVDSPPSLGLITVNILTAVDAVLIPIQCEYYALEGLAELLNTIRLVQKKLNPSLTIEGVLLTMYDGRLNLSRQVVQDVRSYFSGNVFDTIIPRNVKLSESPSFGKSIIEYDVMSRGAVAYRDLANEVINNTTPVRKGEQ; encoded by the coding sequence GTGAAGGTTCTAGCAGTATCAAATCAGAAAGGTGGCGTGGGAAAAACAACCACAGCTATCAATCTTGCGGCCTGTCTTGGCGCATGTGAAAAAAAGACGCTTTTAATAGACATGGATTCTCAATGTAACAGCACAACCGGAATCGGCCTCGATAAAGAAGGGGACGGTTTCTCTTCCTATGAAGTACTAATGGGAACCTGCTCTGTGGAAGATGCGATCCAGCCTTCACCGGGCATTTCTTATTTAGATGTACTGCCCAGCAGTGTGAACCTTGCGGGGGTAGAGCTGGAGTTGGTGAGCGCCTTCTCCCGTGAGCGAAAGCTTGCAGGGGTTATCGAACACGTATCCGATACATACGAATACATCATCGTCGATTCACCGCCCTCCCTTGGCCTTATCACCGTAAATATTCTCACTGCAGTGGATGCTGTTCTTATTCCAATTCAGTGTGAGTACTATGCCCTGGAGGGCTTAGCGGAACTCCTCAATACAATCCGTCTTGTGCAGAAAAAACTGAACCCCTCTCTCACCATTGAAGGGGTGCTTCTGACCATGTACGACGGACGACTCAACCTTTCTCGTCAAGTGGTGCAGGATGTGCGGAGCTATTTTAGCGGAAATGTCTTTGATACAATAATACCCCGTAATGTAAAACTCTCTGAGTCTCCCTCTTTTGGGAAGTCTATTATTGAATATGACGTAATGTCCCGCGGCGCCGTGGCCTATCGTGACTTAGCCAATGAAGTAATCAACAACACAACCCCTGTGCGGAAGGGGGAGCAGTGA
- a CDS encoding ParB/RepB/Spo0J family partition protein, which yields MSTKKRKALGRGLEDLFSATGSDVPEDTTGIHGQEEEIPVSKIVVNPFQPRTDFDDTAIVELAESIRHQGLIQPIVVRRSGEVYQIVSGERRFRAMGRLGWERIPAIIRTSISDQKMLEIAIVENVQRVDLNDIEKGISYKRLLEECGLSHKELSERIGKSRSAITNCMRLLKLPAFVQDLVRKSEISMGHARALLSLEHAEEQVALAKEIVEKGLSVRAVEERVAANKQKPTPAKRSASALTETATHCVEQWKEAFGSSVSLKELSQGRVAVQVVFSSQEEFARSSQQITKASSHEK from the coding sequence GTGAGTACAAAAAAGCGAAAAGCCTTAGGACGTGGATTGGAGGACCTGTTTTCCGCCACGGGTTCCGATGTGCCGGAAGATACAACAGGAATTCACGGGCAGGAGGAAGAGATTCCTGTCTCAAAGATCGTAGTAAACCCTTTTCAACCACGTACCGACTTTGACGATACCGCCATTGTAGAGTTGGCCGAAAGCATTCGGCATCAAGGGCTCATTCAACCCATTGTGGTGCGTCGATCGGGAGAGGTGTACCAGATTGTATCAGGAGAGCGACGATTTCGTGCCATGGGGCGGCTTGGGTGGGAACGGATTCCTGCCATTATTCGCACCTCCATTAGCGACCAAAAAATGCTTGAGATTGCCATCGTTGAGAATGTACAACGTGTTGATCTTAATGATATCGAAAAGGGAATCTCCTATAAACGGCTCCTTGAAGAGTGCGGGTTGTCACATAAAGAGCTTTCCGAACGAATCGGAAAAAGCCGCAGTGCCATAACAAACTGTATGCGCCTGCTAAAACTCCCCGCCTTTGTTCAGGATCTGGTGCGAAAATCAGAGATCTCCATGGGACATGCACGTGCCTTACTTTCCTTAGAACACGCAGAAGAACAAGTTGCCCTTGCCAAAGAAATTGTAGAAAAAGGGCTCTCAGTTCGGGCGGTTGAAGAGCGCGTTGCTGCAAACAAACAGAAACCCACCCCTGCAAAACGTTCTGCCTCAGCCCTGACAGAAACAGCGACTCACTGTGTAGAACAGTGGAAAGAGGCCTTCGGCTCATCCGTGTCTTTAAAAGAGCTCTCACAAGGGCGCGTGGCAGTGCAAGTAGTTTTTTCATCACAGGAAGAGTTTGCCCGTTCATCCCAGCAGATTACCAAGGCGTCCTCTCATGAAAAATAA
- a CDS encoding M23 family metallopeptidase, with protein MKNKTYHILVYGDSGEQLRSYTVTKGRLLFAKTALVLYGVFLATLLLYVFLHATDLRHYRAHRSYYDSLAYVDTRIDSLVGQLIEINRYSQYIRMAALTTGDSLMPTLEEYFSDEELIKELSAAGMDTDFEYVPSLRPVMGAVSQHFSEEHPAIDISASQGAMIRATASGVVARKYFHEYLGNVIEIDHSNGYVSLYAHCESILVNLRSRVTKGDPIALVGNTGKGSRGPHLHFAIEKDGTPVDPKKMVF; from the coding sequence ATGAAAAATAAGACATATCACATACTCGTCTATGGAGACTCGGGGGAGCAACTCCGTTCCTATACCGTAACAAAAGGACGGCTTCTTTTTGCCAAAACCGCCTTGGTACTCTACGGAGTGTTCCTCGCAACGCTGCTGCTGTATGTGTTTCTCCATGCAACAGACTTGCGACATTATCGTGCTCATCGCTCCTACTATGACTCCTTAGCCTATGTTGATACTCGTATCGACTCCTTGGTTGGTCAGCTTATTGAAATAAATCGCTACTCACAATATATTCGCATGGCAGCCCTTACTACGGGCGACTCCTTAATGCCAACCCTTGAAGAGTATTTTTCTGACGAAGAATTGATAAAAGAACTTTCCGCGGCCGGGATGGATACCGATTTTGAATATGTCCCCAGCTTGCGCCCCGTCATGGGCGCAGTAAGTCAGCATTTCTCTGAGGAACATCCTGCCATCGACATTTCAGCATCCCAAGGAGCCATGATACGAGCAACCGCATCAGGGGTGGTTGCTCGAAAATATTTTCATGAATATCTTGGAAATGTGATCGAAATAGATCATTCAAACGGTTACGTATCACTCTATGCACATTGCGAAAGCATTTTGGTTAATTTACGCAGCCGTGTAACCAAGGGAGACCCCATCGCCTTGGTGGGAAATACGGGAAAAGGCTCCCGCGGACCGCATTTGCATTTTGCCATTGAAAAAGACGGAACCCCCGTAGACCCAAAAAAGATGGTATTTTAA
- a CDS encoding bactofilin family protein, with product MSKKIDFTVVGNGASITGELDVPHDVRIDGVFNGTVRCGSTITVGTDGVVSGEISAINGEIAGKVEGNVSCSKALELNEGASIVGDVSAKALIINKGGVLHGRSSMLDEKNQKGQKERSKNRPAKNDDGQAKRKENSVEIDL from the coding sequence GTGAGCAAAAAAATTGATTTTACAGTTGTTGGAAATGGAGCATCAATTACAGGTGAACTTGATGTTCCCCATGATGTCCGTATTGACGGTGTATTTAACGGCACTGTTCGCTGTGGAAGCACCATTACCGTTGGGACAGACGGTGTTGTTTCGGGAGAGATTTCTGCCATCAACGGAGAGATTGCGGGAAAAGTAGAAGGAAATGTCTCGTGCAGCAAAGCCTTAGAACTCAACGAAGGCGCCTCCATCGTCGGGGATGTCTCTGCAAAGGCACTCATTATCAATAAAGGCGGTGTTCTTCATGGGCGAAGCTCCATGCTCGATGAGAAAAATCAAAAGGGACAGAAAGAGCGCAGCAAGAATCGACCTGCAAAGAACGACGACGGACAGGCAAAACGAAAAGAGAACAGTGTAGAAATAGATTTATAA
- a CDS encoding homoserine dehydrogenase codes for MDSINIAVLGAGTVGGGTIKLLNKQLSFFQKKLGLPLRLAYVAEKNTFALEEISLPADTTVVEDAEIALRAKDVHIVVELIGGTGIARELVRTALEEKKHVVTANKALIAHHGPELFSLAEKQGVSLYFEASVGGGMPTIKTIREALVGNEILSVTSIINGTCNYILSEMTEKGADFNNTLREAQRLGYAEADPTLDIEGGDTGHKNAIMASLLLGKYVSYDDMKIEGIKGLTAEDIAFAGRLGYVIKLVGIIKKRAGEKCIDARVHPVMLSNDHILANVSDVLNAVLFEGDAVGPVMVYGPGAGEMPTASAVVSDIVDVARNIMAQDEKRIPMGYYTEANKATITDDAEIESRYYLRFTVNNKPGVLGKIADTLATHGISIASVMQEENEVSIVSIVILTFTATEKNVKDALQEIEASEEVEAYTQLIRIED; via the coding sequence ATGGATAGTATAAATATTGCAGTATTGGGAGCAGGCACAGTGGGCGGTGGCACCATTAAGCTTTTGAATAAACAACTCTCTTTTTTCCAAAAGAAATTAGGCTTACCCCTTCGTTTAGCCTATGTTGCCGAAAAAAACACCTTTGCCCTTGAAGAGATCTCCCTGCCTGCAGATACAACCGTGGTGGAAGATGCAGAGATCGCCCTACGCGCAAAGGATGTTCACATTGTGGTTGAATTGATTGGCGGCACGGGAATTGCCCGAGAGTTAGTGCGTACAGCCCTCGAAGAGAAGAAGCACGTAGTTACGGCAAACAAGGCTCTTATTGCTCATCATGGTCCGGAATTGTTCAGCTTGGCTGAAAAGCAAGGCGTGTCTCTCTATTTTGAAGCATCTGTTGGCGGAGGAATGCCCACCATAAAAACAATTCGTGAAGCCTTAGTGGGAAATGAGATTCTTTCGGTTACCTCTATCATAAACGGCACTTGTAACTACATCCTTTCGGAGATGACTGAAAAAGGGGCCGATTTTAATAATACCCTTCGCGAAGCCCAACGCCTGGGATATGCGGAGGCAGACCCGACCCTCGATATTGAAGGAGGGGATACGGGACATAAAAACGCCATAATGGCATCCCTCCTTTTGGGAAAATATGTTTCCTACGACGATATGAAAATTGAAGGAATAAAGGGACTAACGGCAGAAGACATCGCCTTTGCCGGGCGTCTTGGATATGTTATCAAATTAGTAGGAATCATTAAAAAGCGTGCCGGAGAAAAATGCATTGATGCGCGAGTCCACCCGGTTATGCTGAGTAACGATCACATCTTAGCAAATGTATCGGACGTGCTCAATGCAGTACTTTTTGAAGGAGATGCGGTTGGTCCTGTCATGGTATATGGCCCCGGAGCAGGAGAAATGCCCACCGCCTCAGCAGTGGTGAGCGATATTGTTGATGTGGCACGAAACATTATGGCACAAGATGAAAAACGGATCCCCATGGGGTACTATACCGAGGCAAACAAAGCAACCATTACGGACGATGCAGAGATAGAATCTCGATACTATCTCCGTTTTACCGTAAACAATAAACCCGGGGTCCTTGGGAAAATTGCAGACACCTTGGCGACACATGGTATTTCCATTGCGTCAGTAATGCAGGAAGAAAACGAGGTGAGCATTGTGTCAATTGTAATATTGACCTTCACCGCAACTGAAAAAAATGTTAAGGACGCTCTTCAAGAAATAGAGGCTTCGGAAGAAGTTGAAGCATATACACAACTTATTCGTATTGAGGATTAA
- the thrC gene encoding threonine synthase, which translates to MVYLQEFEGQEQKRYSIDEIRYRSDSGRVLECVNELSPLTEQKIADLKKIWDTRAGSWDPLDRSGVWRYREFLPALAPFDSVVTMPEGNTPVYSMQRCAAYTGMETLHAKHQGMNPTGSFKDNGMTCAVSMAKKLGASMVACASTGNTSASMAAYATRAGMKSVIFIPDGQIAYGKLSQALDFGGHTIQISGDFDMAMKIVEEVCIRENIYLLNSINPFRIEGQKTIMIELLHQLNWEIPDWVVVPGGNLGNNSAFGKAFEELKRVGLISKVPRIAVIQAEGANPLYQSWKKEEQVLTPVEAQTRATAIKIGNPVSFDKSWFALRSTNGVAEEVSEAEIAQAKVHIGYDGVGSEPASATTVAGVKKLVQKGVITPQERVVCILTGHLLKDPDYTIEYHQDELYADPQRTTAVTGHEKIETGPYRNMPVQLPADSDVIIQHLQNL; encoded by the coding sequence ATGGTGTATCTACAGGAGTTTGAAGGACAGGAACAAAAGCGCTATTCCATAGATGAAATACGGTATCGAAGCGATTCCGGCAGGGTTCTTGAATGTGTCAATGAGCTCTCTCCTCTGACGGAGCAAAAAATTGCAGATCTTAAAAAGATCTGGGACACGCGGGCAGGTTCGTGGGATCCCCTCGACCGAAGCGGCGTGTGGCGGTATCGGGAATTTCTTCCCGCCCTGGCCCCCTTCGATTCAGTTGTGACGATGCCCGAGGGCAATACGCCAGTATACTCCATGCAACGCTGTGCCGCCTATACCGGTATGGAAACCTTACACGCTAAACATCAGGGAATGAACCCAACGGGCTCTTTTAAAGATAATGGCATGACCTGTGCCGTATCCATGGCAAAGAAGCTGGGAGCCTCCATGGTAGCGTGTGCATCAACGGGAAACACCTCTGCTTCCATGGCAGCCTATGCCACCCGAGCTGGTATGAAGTCCGTTATATTTATTCCCGATGGACAAATTGCCTACGGCAAACTCTCTCAAGCCCTCGATTTCGGTGGACACACCATTCAAATATCCGGTGATTTTGACATGGCCATGAAAATTGTGGAAGAAGTATGTATTCGTGAAAATATCTACCTCCTAAACTCTATTAACCCCTTTCGCATAGAGGGGCAAAAAACAATAATGATCGAGTTGCTCCATCAGCTCAACTGGGAAATCCCCGACTGGGTTGTGGTTCCCGGGGGGAATCTGGGAAACAACAGTGCCTTTGGAAAAGCCTTTGAAGAGCTGAAACGGGTCGGTCTTATTTCAAAAGTACCCCGTATCGCGGTTATACAGGCAGAGGGGGCAAACCCCTTGTATCAGTCATGGAAAAAAGAGGAGCAAGTGCTGACTCCCGTAGAAGCCCAGACTAGAGCAACAGCCATTAAAATAGGAAACCCCGTAAGTTTTGATAAGTCATGGTTTGCCTTACGTTCAACCAATGGCGTGGCAGAAGAAGTTTCTGAGGCAGAAATAGCCCAGGCAAAAGTGCATATTGGATACGACGGAGTTGGCTCCGAGCCTGCCTCTGCAACTACCGTGGCAGGTGTTAAGAAGCTCGTGCAAAAGGGAGTTATTACACCTCAGGAGCGCGTCGTATGCATTCTCACGGGCCATCTCTTAAAAGACCCAGACTATACCATCGAGTACCATCAGGATGAGCTCTATGCAGATCCACAGCGAACCACCGCTGTGACCGGCCATGAAAAAATTGAAACGGGGCCATATCGAAATATGCCCGTTCAGCTCCCTGCTGATAGCGATGTAATTATACAACATCTGCAAAACCTGTAA